ATAAGGTCATGAATGCTCTAAAAGATGATGAGGCCACTACCATTGGAGTCTACGGAATGGGGGGCGTTGGAAAGACAGCAGTGGTGAAATATGTTGGAGCACAAGCCCAAAAAAGTAGGCTTTTTAATCAAGTGATTATGGCTGTCGTATCCCAAAACCCCGACTTGATAAAAATTCAAGAGACATTTGCAGAACTGCTGGGCTTTAAATTGGAGGAGAAGACAGAAATTGGAAGATCCATTAAATTGAAGGAGAAGATAATGAGAGGAACCGGGATCCTCATAATCTTGGATGACATTTGGAAGAGAATAGACTTTTCAAGCATAGGAATTCCAAGCCACAACGAACTTCAAAGATGCAATTCCAAAGTCCTACTGACCACCAGAAGATTGACTGTTTGTCAGATCATGGATAGCCATGCAAAAATTCATCTCAATATCTTATCAAAAGAAGATTCTTGGAGCTTATTTTTGAAGGAAGCAAGGAAATCTTTTGACAAATCTTCCAATTTCTATGTTGTAGCGAGTGAGGTGGCAAGAGAATGCGCCGGTCTACCAGTTGCCTTGATAGCAGTTGCGAGGGCCCTTCGAGATGAAGGTTTGGACGGATGGAAAGAAGCTGCTCGACGACTGAAAGCATCTCAACCTCCCTTCCCTGAAGATGAGGGAGATGTTTTCAAATGCATAAAGTTGAGTTATGATTACTTGAAATCTGATGATTCCAAATCATGCTTCTTGCTTTGCTGCCTGTTCCCAGAAGATTATGATATCCCAATTGAATACTTGTTCAAGTATGGAATTGGGAAAGGAATGTTTCAAGATTCAAACTTGCTACAGGCCCGAGCCACAACATATTTAGTGGTGAAGGCCCTTAAAGATTCTAGTTTGCTTTTGGACGCTAGAAATGACAGATGTGTAAAGATGCATGATGTCATTCGGGATATGGCAATCTCAATTTTGTTATCTGAAGGACAGCCGGTCTTGGTGAAAGCTGGCTGTGAATTGAAGAATTGGCCACCGATTGATGCACATAAAGCCTACTCTGCAATCTCACTAATGGAGAACAAAATTTGCAAGCTACCCCAAGAGTTGGTATGTCCAAATCTCCAGATTTTATTACTGCAACACAATGCTTCATTAAATGATATCCCAAACTCTTTCTTCCAATGTCAGAAAGAATTAGGAGTCTTAGATCTTAGCGGCACTGGTATTTCATTACTACCGCACTCAATCAGTTTCCTAACCAACCTTCAAGCTTTGTATTTAGATTATTGCAAGAACATAATTGACATTTCTGTAATCGGAAAACTTAACAAGCTTGAGATTCTTAGTATGAGAGAAAATACTCAGAGGGAATTGCCAAGGGAAATAGGACGATTGACCAATCTAAGGATGTTGGATATCAGTAGTGATTCTATACCCCAATCCCCATATGGATATAATCGCACAATTCCATCTAAAGTGATATCAAAGTTGCATAAATTAGAAGAACTGTACATGCAATGTGTATTTTGGGACTGGGGGAGTAAAATTGTTGGAGATGGAGAAGAAACTAATATTGGCTTTGATGAATTGGctggtttatcatatttaaGCATTTTGAAAGTTTGCATATCTGATGCAAATTGCATCCCTAAAACTGTTGATGTCGAACCGAATTGGGTTTACTTTGATATTAGAATTTCCAGCAGACATATGAGGGACAGTGTGAACTTACAATCTGGTCATAATTGTAGAACCTTAAGTCTTGATAGCACTGACACAACCATAGGAACCTTTCCGGACTGGTTTGTCAACGCTGCGGTAAAGAATACTGAGAGGCTATGTTATGAAGAATGCCGAGGGTTAAGTAACATTCTTGTTGAATATGACCGTGGTAGGTTACATGGACTGAAAGTTCTCTCTGTAAGAGGTTGCTGTGAGAACTTGAAAGAGTTGATGAACGCAAAAACATGCGTTTCTGATAAGCCTGTGTTTGAGAACTTGGAAGAGTTGTATTTGAAAGACATGGATGACCTGAAACAGTTATGTGTTGGTGAGTTACCACCTGGATCTCTCTGCAGTCTCAAATTATTGAAGGTCTGTAAGTGTCCTAACTTGGAGAATGTGCTGTTGCCATCAGAATTGTTGCAGAAACTACCAAATCTGGAAGAACTATTCTGTGAGGCAAGTGGAGTGGAATATGTGTTTGGATGTGAAGGATTTGAGCCGGATCAAACAAATCTGAGAAAGATGGAGTTGATGGATCTAGACGTAGTAAGAAGCATATGTAATGGTCCTGCTCCAAGTGGAATGTTCCAAGCTCTGATGGAATTGGTCATTATGTATTGCAATTTCCAGGGAAGCCTGTTCACATTTGATGTCTCTCAGTGTCTTTTTCAATTGGAAACCCTTACTGTATTCGAATGCCCTGTCTTGGAAAGAGTAATCGAAGCAAGGAGGGAAACattgaagaacaagaagacCATTCTTCCAAAACTGAAGAACTTATGTTTGATAGATCTTCCAATGTTGTACAAGGGAGGTGCTACTATTGATTTTGACTGTCCTTCAttggaaaacttttatatggAGGATTGCCCTCACTTGTCATTTCCGTCCTCTGCTTCTGACTACTTCCACAGCAGGAACCAAGTCAATGGTGATAAGCCTAAAAACTGTATCCCACTCCTCGATATAAAGTATGTCAGCTGGGTCATAAACGTaattcatttttcttgttctcttgtAGTCTGCTTATATAATTGGTAGGCTAGTTTGAATTCCGGCTAGTAAATTTGAAGTTGTTTTGGTGAGTGatctatgtctatatatatatatatatatatagagagagagagagagagagagagagagagagagagctctttTTCATAATTAACATTATTTATTTGCTTTCTTAATCTTTTATTGCAAACGAGTTCCGCTTTCAAAAATTTAATTGTTAGTTGGTTTCTTCAGTGTTCAAATAATGAAGTAAGTTTTTTGCTTGTTGATTCTATGTTTCCTAATTGCACCACAATTGCATGCTAGGGTAACTGGCTAGGAAATAGGTAGTCAGATTTGCATCATGTTTGAAGGCTTgcttttgaataagtgagctcTCATTATTTTAGTGAATGATATTTGTCAGGCTTGGTTGTTGTTTGATCCTCAGATATATGGATTGAACATTGGAAAGCTGATGCATGTGTGTTCTTTTAGTCTTATTAATActtttgatttaaaaaaattgaaaacgaGTTCCTCATTTTAGTACACCAAGCTAATTTTGACTACcagcttatttttcttttttgtttttgcaacCAACTGACTGTCGCAAAATTTGAAAACATAATCCTTGTACAGATCATGAATTAAATCATTTTCATTCTATCTAGATATTAATTTACTCTGATCCTGCATGCATCAGGCTGCATTTTAaatttattgttattattatttgtaGTTCATTTTTTGTCCATTTAGATCGTGGAATGCAATGTAAACAATACGGAGACATTTATTAAATTGTTGACttatataattcttttttttttatttcatttgacaTTCTATCTAGTCTTCGAAAAGTGGAAAGAAGGCAACGAAAGTATGCCGCGGAACTCCTCGACATGGACAGACTGCTAGAGCACTTGCAAAACAGGCAAACGGAACTGAGGATAATGCTAGAAAATGTAAGTCTACTTCTTCTGGATGCAAGTATAGTGTTATACAGCTTGTTGAGTAAGGTACAATATCTAAATTATGGAAATATTTAGTGTTATACACCTTGTTGTACAAATGGGTGACGTGTGTATCTTCGCAGCAAGACAGCCCGGGGGTGGAAGAGGTAGAGTGAGGGACTTCTTTGCTTCacacggagagagagagagaggggggggaaCGAGTTCTGGTTGGAATTCAAACAGGGAACTGAAGCTTCCAGAATCGACGACTCGCGCCAACCACTCCGGATTTTTCCTCAGCCATCTGAATTTCGGGTAAGCTCTGTGATTCCCGAGCTAATTGAGTGTACGGAGATTCCTACTCCGACTGTCTCAACTAACCGGAACTCTTTGCTTTGTGTACGGCTAGGGATTTCATCGTTCTCGAACTTCCGGCGAAGCCCCCGCGCCACAGAAGCCGAAGAAAGAACCTACCGATGATGAAAAGAGGTAGGTTGCTTCAATTTTAGCAATTTTGATGATGAATCTGTGGAAATTGAAATGCTACtcaattttccttgattttTGTTTGGTAATAGAAGGATGAAAATAGTGGCCGGAAGCTTGATGAAAGTACTGATCAGACCTGGTGGAGGTGGATTCAACACCTGAAGATGGTGATCAGGTTGGGCTTACATTACGCTTTCTGAAGCCAGTATCGCAATTTAACTGTGTATAAAAGCAAATGGTGGAAGCTAGATTAGTTTTTCGATTTGCAGTTCATATATCGTTGCACTGTTAGAATATTGGATGGAGTTATTATTAATCTTAATCTTAATCTTCTCTTGACTAAAACTAAAATcctagaaattattattttcataTAGAACAAGGTGCAATTAAGTTATTTTCTGTTAGAAGCATGCGGGTTATCAGTTATGGTTAATAATAACTGCAGTAGGGTTTCTGAATCAATGATGGGCTATAGGTATTGGAATTTGGATGAGCATAATTGTAGAATCTTTTTTTAGTTGATTTATGGAAAGCCTTGTTCTAAGCCAATTTAATTTGGAATATAATGACAATGAAACCTTTTTCTACATGGTCTTTGTGTATTGTGCTTGCTGAGGTTAGTGAAGGAACCAATGAAGCTACCACTTACTCCTGCCATTTTGTTTTCCTTAGTAGAGGGTCTAAGGCTTTTCAGTTGCAGACCCTGATTCACCGTCTATCACTTCGTAAAATATTGGTTTTTGCATTGCTAGTTATTCTAGTTATGAGATTCATCTCCCTGTCATGTTTTTGTAGGGGAATCAAAATATTAAATTGGCTCATGTAATAGAAAGTATTGAAGGGGTGTAGATGGAGTCTCATGGCAAGTCACTGAAGGTATATGCACCATACATAATTTTGATGCAAACATTTGGTTTATCTGTTACTTTAAGTAGTGAAACTGATAGTAATTCCAAATGACAAGCTATTGACTGCAGTTTCCCAGTCTACCCCAGTAACAGAGGCATTTAATCTAGCTGACGATATTTTACAACAAGGGGTGTTCATGGTATCTCCGATATAATCACGGTATGTGATCTTTAAAGATCTTGTAATTATGACCTCTATTCTGATGTTAAATACAGTATAATTAGACAAAAGaaggaaagcaaagaaaaaatttaaaaggaaaatgaGAATGAACGCCGATGTGTCCTATCAGGAAAAAACTTTTTACTTCTTTGTTCATATACTACATCCAGTAAGAGTGCTTGACAGACTCTAAGATAGGCATCTCAATGCTTTCCCTAATGTGTACATCGTAAGGGCACCAGTAGTTCTGTATGAATACTTATTACTCTTTTCAtgggttattattattattctaaAACTGGCACCCAGTTCTGAAACAATATCACATATTGTGGTGATATATTTCTAACTTCTTATATTGATAAGCTGAATTTATAACTTATAAGCATTGCATCGGTATATGCTTGGAACATCATCTTTAGATCAGTGGAGTTCTATAATTGCTTAGTTGATCATTTGTAATTTCCTGTCCTATTTCCTTAGGGTCATATTTTGTTACACTAGTTGATAGTCATAACCTTAAATGCAGATTCCGGGGCTGGCAAATGTCGACTTTGCTGATGTAAGGGCTATAATGGTGAATGCGGGTTCTTCATTGATGGGGATAGGAACTGCAACTGGTAATTTGTGATTTACTAACTAGAATGTTTACAGTGCTAATATGATGTCAGAGTCAGAGGCTTCACTTATGATTTTGGACATGATTGTGGTGGAACCTAATTACCATAGTGCCTTCCATGATGGCATCACTGTGGGTAACCTTGTGAAAGTTACTTTTATGAATGACATCAAGAACTTCTCAGTTTATTGGGTTAGTGTGTGAGGAGGAAGGTGATCTAATACCTGGTTTGTTAGAATTTAAATATATAGGTATTTGTTCCTCAAAAAGGTACAGGATACGGCCATAAGCTTTGAGAAATGTttatttgagaattttttttactGAGAATGATTTCTTAGTATTGGAGATGGTCTGAATATGTAGTTTTAGTTGCATTCTCCATGTCCTGTGATTTGGAGTGTGCATGGCAATAATTTTGATACTAAAATGACTGTGTCATCAACATAGAGAATTCAAATTCGTTGGTTGTAGCCAATCCCATCTTCTAGATTTATGCTTGTTAGTTGTGACTCTTGTTCAATGCAGAATTTtacatcttttttgttttggaaaaattttaaaatgactGAGAGTTCTGTGTGAATTAGCTATCAGCTGTGGGATTCGCACAAAATATTTACTTTGAGGGTTATAGCTTATAAGGATGATGTGAAATTTCTTTGGATGCTTTTCAAGATATAACATATATCTCCATTTCTGCCTTCTATAACATGTTCACCAAGTTATCTACGACTATGAATAGTTTTGTCATGTGATTGAGTTGTGGTGCATTAGCAGTTCATTTCATCAGAGCCTATTTCCTTGTGCGAGGAACATCCAtcccatttttttttatgtaagcAGATAactgtctgttttttttttccttcctctttgggaaTAGGGAAGACAAGGGCAAGAGATGCTGCTTTAAATGccattcaatcatctttatTAGATATTGTTATAGAGAGATCTACTGGAATTGTCTGGAACATAACTGGTGGAACTGATTTGACACGCTATGAGGTACCACTTTCTGATTGGCATAAAAACTTCTTACCAGAACTTCCTGAATCCCAATATAATTATTCCCCATCTACTGAATTCTCCAAGTTGTGGTTTTCACTCACATATGATATGAGAC
Above is a genomic segment from Rosa chinensis cultivar Old Blush chromosome 3, RchiOBHm-V2, whole genome shotgun sequence containing:
- the LOC112191380 gene encoding probable disease resistance protein At4g27220 isoform X5, which codes for MSEDNQESVDVDASASLPSSSAPRWKHDVFLSFRGADTRKGIAFELYDRLQNRRGIKTFMDDQDLQVGDVISPTLLTAIKESRFAIIVLSKNYASSTWCLEELRSICECMEEDNNRILPLFYYVDPTDVRYQKRSFGDAFTKHENSGRHRSEKVQQWRDSLKKVANFSGWHILNHKSERELLDAIEESVCNKLRPTELEFKLSIGGFEAFAATKQAIDKVMNALKDDEATTIGVYGMGGVGKTAVVKYVGAQAQKSRLFNQVIMAVVSQNPDLIKIQETFAELLGFKLEEKTEIGRSIKLKEKIMRGTGILIILDDIWKRIDFSSIGIPSHNELQRCNSKVLLTTRRLTVCQIMDSHAKIHLNILSKEDSWSLFLKEARKSFDKSSNFYVVASEVARECAGLPVALIAVARALRDEGLDGWKEAARRLKASQPPFPEDEGDVFKCIKLSYDYLKSDDSKSCFLLCCLFPEDYDIPIEYLFKYGIGKGMFQDSNLLQARATTYLVVKALKDSSLLLDARNDRCVKMHDVIRDMAISILLSEGQPVLVKAGCELKNWPPIDAHKAYSAISLMENKICKLPQELVCPNLQILLLQHNASLNDIPNSFFQCQKELGVLDLSGTGISLLPHSISFLTNLQALYLDYCKNIIDISVIGKLNKLEILSMRENTQRELPREIGRLTNLRMLDISSDSIPQSPYGYNRTIPSKVISKLHKLEELYMQCVFWDWGSKIVGDGEETNIGFDELAGLSYLSILKVCISDANCIPKTVDVEPNWVYFDIRISSRHMRDSVNLQSGHNCRTLSLDSTDTTIGTFPDWFVNAAVKNTERLCYEECRGLSNILVEYDRGRLHGLKVLSVRGCCENLKELMNAKTCVSDKPVFENLEELYLKDMDDLKQLCVGELPPGSLCSLKLLKVCKCPNLENVLLPSELLQKLPNLEELFCEASGVEYVFGCEGFEPDQTNLRKMELMDLDVVRSICNGPAPSGMFQALMELVIMYCNFQGSLFTFDVSQCLFQLETLTVFECPVLERVIEARRETLKNKKTILPKLKNLCLIDLPMLYKGGATIDFDCPSLENFYMEDCPHLSFPSSASDYFHSRNQVNGDKPKNCIPLLDINLRKVERRQRKYAAELLDMDRLLEHLQNRQTELRIMLENQDSPGVEEVE
- the LOC112191380 gene encoding probable disease resistance protein At4g27220 isoform X3 — protein: MSEDNQESVDVDASASLPSSSAPRWKHDVFLSFRGADTRKGIAFELYDRLQNRRGIKTFMDDQDLQVGDVISPTLLTAIKESRFAIIVLSKNYASSTWCLEELRSICECMEEDNNRILPLFYYVDPTDVRYQKRSFGDAFTKHENSGRHRSEKVQQWRDSLKKVANFSGWHILNHKSERELLDAIEESVCNKLRPTELEFKLSIGGFEAFAATKQAIDKVMNALKDDEATTIGVYGMGGVGKTAVVKYVGAQAQKSRLFNQVIMAVVSQNPDLIKIQETFAELLGFKLEEKTEIGRSIKLKEKIMRGTGILIILDDIWKRIDFSSIGIPSHNELQRCNSKVLLTTRRLTVCQIMDSHAKIHLNILSKEDSWSLFLKEARKSFDKSSNFYVVASEVARECAGLPVALIAVARALRDEGLDGWKEAARRLKASQPPFPEDEGDVFKCIKLSYDYLKSDDSKSCFLLCCLFPEDYDIPIEYLFKYGIGKGMFQDSNLLQARATTYLVVKALKDSSLLLDARNDRCVKMHDVIRDMAISILLSEGQPVLVKAGCELKNWPPIDAHKAYSAISLMENKICKLPQELVCPNLQILLLQHNASLNDIPNSFFQCQKELGVLDLSGTGISLLPHSISFLTNLQALYLDYCKNIIDISVIGKLNKLEILSMRENTQRELPREIGRLTNLRMLDISSDSIPQSPYGYNRTIPSKVISKLHKLEELYMQCVFWDWGSKIVGDGEETNIGFDELAGLSYLSILKVCISDANCIPKTVDVEPNWVYFDIRISSRHMRDSVNLQSGHNCRTLSLDSTDTTIGTFPDWFVNAAVKNTERLCYEECRGLSNILVEYDRGRLHGLKVLSVRGCCENLKELMNAKTCVSDKPVFENLEELYLKDMDDLKQLCVGELPPGSLCSLKLLKVCKCPNLENVLLPSELLQKLPNLEELFCEASGVEYVFGCEGFEPDQTNLRKMELMDLDVVRSICNGPAPSGMFQALMELVIMYCNFQGSLFTFDVSQCLFQLETLTVFECPVLERVIEARRETLKNKKTILPKLKNLCLIDLPMLYKGGATIDFDCPSLENFYMEDCPHLSFPSSASDYFHSRNQVNGDKPKNCIPLLDINLRKVERRQRKYAAELLDMDRLLEHLQNRQTELRIMLENVSLLLLDASIVLYSLLSKQDSPGVEEVE
- the LOC112191380 gene encoding probable disease resistance protein At4g27220 isoform X2, yielding MSEDNQESVDVDASASLPSSSAPRWKHDVFLSFRGADTRKGIAFELYDRLQNRRGIKTFMDDQDLQVGDVISPTLLTAIKESRFAIIVLSKNYASSTWCLEELRSICECMEEDNNRILPLFYYVDPTDVRYQKRSFGDAFTKHENSGRHRSEKVQQWRDSLKKVANFSGWHILNHKSERELLDAIEESVCNKLRPTELEFKLSIGGFEAFAATKQAIDKVMNALKDDEATTIGVYGMGGVGKTAVVKYVGAQAQKSRLFNQVIMAVVSQNPDLIKIQETFAELLGFKLEEKTEIGRSIKLKEKIMRGTGILIILDDIWKRIDFSSIGIPSHNELQRCNSKVLLTTRRLTVCQIMDSHAKIHLNILSKEDSWSLFLKEARKSFDKSSNFYVVASEVARECAGLPVALIAVARALRDEGLDGWKEAARRLKASQPPFPEDEGDVFKCIKLSYDYLKSDDSKSCFLLCCLFPEDYDIPIEYLFKYGIGKGMFQDSNLLQARATTYLVVKALKDSSLLLDARNDRCVKMHDVIRDMAISILLSEGQPVLVKAGCELKNWPPIDAHKAYSAISLMENKICKLPQELVCPNLQILLLQHNASLNDIPNSFFQCQKELGVLDLSGTGISLLPHSISFLTNLQALYLDYCKNIIDISVIGKLNKLEILSMRENTQRELPREIGRLTNLRMLDISSDSIPQSPYGYNRTIPSKVISKLHKLEELYMQCVFWDWGSKIVGDGEETNIGFDELAGLSYLSILKVCISDANCIPKTVDVEPNWVYFDIRISSRHMRDSVNLQSGHNCRTLSLDSTDTTIGTFPDWFVNAAVKNTERLCYEECRGLSNILVEYDRGRLHGLKVLSVRGCCENLKELMNAKTCVSDKPVFENLEELYLKDMDDLKQLCVGELPPGSLCSLKLLKVCKCPNLENVLLPSELLQKLPNLEELFCEASGVEYVFGCEGFEPDQTNLRKMELMDLDVVRSICNGPAPSGMFQALMELVIMYCNFQGSLFTFDVSQCLFQLETLTVFECPVLERVIEARRETLKNKKTILPKLKNLCLIDLPMLYKGGATIDFDCPSLENFYMEDCPHLSFPSSASDYFHSRNQVNGDKPKNCIPLLDIKYVSWVINSSKSGKKATKVCRGTPRHGQTARALAKQANGTEDNARKSRQPGGGRGRVRDFFASHGERERGGGTSSGWNSNRELKLPESTTRANHSGFFLSHLNFGDFIVLELPAKPPRHRSRRKNLPMMKRG
- the LOC112191380 gene encoding probable disease resistance protein At4g27220 isoform X1; its protein translation is MSEDNQESVDVDASASLPSSSAPRWKHDVFLSFRGADTRKGIAFELYDRLQNRRGIKTFMDDQDLQVGDVISPTLLTAIKESRFAIIVLSKNYASSTWCLEELRSICECMEEDNNRILPLFYYVDPTDVRYQKRSFGDAFTKHENSGRHRSEKVQQWRDSLKKVANFSGWHILNHKSERELLDAIEESVCNKLRPTELEFKLSIGGFEAFAATKQAIDKVMNALKDDEATTIGVYGMGGVGKTAVVKYVGAQAQKSRLFNQVIMAVVSQNPDLIKIQETFAELLGFKLEEKTEIGRSIKLKEKIMRGTGILIILDDIWKRIDFSSIGIPSHNELQRCNSKVLLTTRRLTVCQIMDSHAKIHLNILSKEDSWSLFLKEARKSFDKSSNFYVVASEVARECAGLPVALIAVARALRDEGLDGWKEAARRLKASQPPFPEDEGDVFKCIKLSYDYLKSDDSKSCFLLCCLFPEDYDIPIEYLFKYGIGKGMFQDSNLLQARATTYLVVKALKDSSLLLDARNDRCVKMHDVIRDMAISILLSEGQPVLVKAGCELKNWPPIDAHKAYSAISLMENKICKLPQELVCPNLQILLLQHNASLNDIPNSFFQCQKELGVLDLSGTGISLLPHSISFLTNLQALYLDYCKNIIDISVIGKLNKLEILSMRENTQRELPREIGRLTNLRMLDISSDSIPQSPYGYNRTIPSKVISKLHKLEELYMQCVFWDWGSKIVGDGEETNIGFDELAGLSYLSILKVCISDANCIPKTVDVEPNWVYFDIRISSRHMRDSVNLQSGHNCRTLSLDSTDTTIGTFPDWFVNAAVKNTERLCYEECRGLSNILVEYDRGRLHGLKVLSVRGCCENLKELMNAKTCVSDKPVFENLEELYLKDMDDLKQLCVGELPPGSLCSLKLLKVCKCPNLENVLLPSELLQKLPNLEELFCEASGVEYVFGCEGFEPDQTNLRKMELMDLDVVRSICNGPAPSGMFQALMELVIMYCNFQGSLFTFDVSQCLFQLETLTVFECPVLERVIEARRETLKNKKTILPKLKNLCLIDLPMLYKGGATIDFDCPSLENFYMEDCPHLSFPSSASDYFHSRNQVNGDKPKNCIPLLDIKYVSWVINSSKSGKKATKVCRGTPRHGQTARALAKQANGTEDNARKSRQPGGGRGRVRDFFASHGERERGGGTSSGWNSNRELKLPESTTRANHSGFFLSHLNFGDFIVLELPAKPPRHRSRRKNLPMMKREG
- the LOC112191380 gene encoding probable disease resistance protein At4g27220 isoform X6, producing the protein MSEDNQESVDVDASASLPSSSAPRWKHDVFLSFRGADTRKGIAFELYDRLQNRRGIKTFMDDQDLQVGDVISPTLLTAIKESRFAIIVLSKNYASSTWCLEELRSICECMEEDNNRILPLFYYVDPTDVRYQKRSFGDAFTKHENSGRHRSEKVQQWRDSLKKVANFSGWHILNHKSERELLDAIEESVCNKLRPTELEFKLSIGGFEAFAATKQAIDKVMNALKDDEATTIGVYGMGGVGKTAVVKYVGAQAQKSRLFNQVIMAVVSQNPDLIKIQETFAELLGFKLEEKTEIGRSIKLKEKIMRGTGILIILDDIWKRIDFSSIGIPSHNELQRCNSKVLLTTRRLTVCQIMDSHAKIHLNILSKEDSWSLFLKEARKSFDKSSNFYVVASEVARECAGLPVALIAVARALRDEGLDGWKEAARRLKASQPPFPEDEGDVFKCIKLSYDYLKSDDSKSCFLLCCLFPEDYDIPIEYLFKYGIGKGMFQDSNLLQARATTYLVVKALKDSSLLLDARNDRCVKMHDVIRDMAISILLSEGQPVLVKAGCELKNWPPIDAHKAYSAISLMENKICKLPQELSSKSGKKATKVCRGTPRHGQTARALAKQANGTEDNARKSRQPGGGRGRVRDFFASHGERERGGGTSSGWNSNRELKLPESTTRANHSGFFLSHLNFGDFIVLELPAKPPRHRSRRKNLPMMKREG
- the LOC112191380 gene encoding probable disease resistance protein At4g27220 isoform X4; protein product: MSEDNQESVDVDASASLPSSSAPRWKHDVFLSFRGADTRKGIAFELYDRLQNRRGIKTFMDDQDLQVGDVISPTLLTAIKESRFAIIVLSKNYASSTWCLEELRSICECMEEDNNRILPLFYYVDPTDVRYQKRSFGDAFTKHENSGRHRSEKVQQWRDSLKKVANFSGWHILNHKSERELLDAIEESVCNKLRPTELEFKLSIGGFEAFAATKQAIDKVMNALKDDEATTIGVYGMGGVGKTAVVKYVGAQAQKSRLFNQVIMAVVSQNPDLIKIQETFAELLGFKLEEKTEIGRSIKLKEKIMRGTGILIILDDIWKRIDFSSIGIPSHNELQRCNSKVLLTTRRLTVCQIMDSHAKIHLNILSKEDSWSLFLKEARKSFDKSSNFYVVASEVARECAGLPVALIAVARALRDEGLDGWKEAARRLKASQPPFPEDEGDVFKCIKLSYDYLKSDDSKSCFLLCCLFPEDYDIPIEYLFKYGIGKGMFQDSNLLQARATTYLVVKALKDSSLLLDARNDRCVKMHDVIRDMAISILLSEGQPVLVKAGCELKNWPPIDAHKAYSAISLMENKICKLPQELVCPNLQILLLQHNASLNDIPNSFFQCQKELGVLDLSGTGISLLPHSISFLTNLQALYLDYCKNIIDISVIGKLNKLEILSMRENTQRELPREIGRLTNLRMLDISSDSIPQSPYGYNRTIPSKVISKLHKLEELYMQCVFWDWGSKIVGDGEETNIGFDELAGLSYLSILKVCISDANCIPKTVDVEPNWVYFDIRISSRHMRDSVNLQSGHNCRTLSLDSTDTTIGTFPDWFVNAAVKNTERLCYEECRGLSNILVEYDRGRLHGLKVLSVRGCCENLKELMNAKTCVSDKPVFENLEELYLKDMDDLKQLCVGELPPGSLCSLKLLKVCKCPNLENVLLPSELLQKLPNLEELFCEASGVEYVFGCEGFEPDQTNLRKMELMDLDVVRSICNGPAPSGMFQALMELVIMYCNFQGSLFTFDVSQCLFQLETLTVFECPVLERVIEARRETLKNKKTILPKLKNLCLIDLPMLYKGGATIDFDCPSLENFYMEDCPHLSFPSSASDYFHSRNQVNGDKPKNCIPLLDIKYVSWVINSSKSGKKATKVCRGTPRHGQTARALAKQANGTEDNARKCKSTSSGCKYSVIQLVE